One genomic window of Tenacibaculum tangerinum includes the following:
- the ilvD gene encoding dihydroxy-acid dehydratase: MELNKFSKQVTQDDTQPAAQAMLHAIGLSKSDLEKPLIGIASTGYEGNPCNMHLNDLAKLVKEGTENADLIGLIFNTIGVSDGISMGTPGMRYSLPSRDVIADSMETVVQAMSYDGLVTVVGCDKNMPGALMAMLRLNRPSVLVYGGTIASGCHEGKKLDVVSAFEAWGEKVAGTITQKEYQSVIEKACPGAGACGGMYTANTMASAIEALGMSLPYNSSNPAISNDKEQECIAAGEALRVLLEKDIKPSDIVTKKSLENAVRLVTVMGGSTNAVLHFLAIAKAAEVQFTLEDFQRISDETPFLADLKPSGKYLMEDVHKVGGTPAVLKYLLEKGLLHGDCLTVTGKTLAENLTEVPSLTNGQEVIKPTENPIKATGHLRMLYGNLAKEGSVAKITGKEGLYFSGKAKVFEGEYAANDGIRDGKVAKGDVVVIRYEGPKGGPGMPEMLKPTAAIMGAGLGKEVALITDGRFSGGTHGFVVGHITPEAQEGGVIALVKDGDTITINAETNTINLEVSEEELTKRKQEWVAPPLKVTRGVLYKYARTVASASNGCVTDEF, translated from the coding sequence ATGGAATTAAATAAATTCAGTAAACAAGTAACGCAAGACGATACACAACCAGCAGCACAAGCGATGTTGCACGCCATTGGCTTATCAAAATCAGATTTAGAAAAACCGTTAATAGGAATTGCAAGTACGGGTTACGAAGGAAATCCGTGCAATATGCATTTAAATGATTTGGCAAAATTGGTAAAAGAAGGAACTGAAAATGCTGATTTAATTGGATTGATATTTAATACCATTGGCGTTTCTGATGGAATTTCTATGGGAACCCCAGGTATGCGTTATTCACTACCTTCTCGTGATGTCATTGCCGACTCTATGGAAACCGTAGTACAAGCAATGTCGTATGACGGATTGGTAACAGTGGTAGGATGCGATAAAAATATGCCCGGAGCCTTAATGGCAATGTTGCGTTTAAACCGTCCGTCAGTTTTAGTGTATGGAGGTACCATCGCATCAGGATGTCATGAAGGAAAAAAATTAGATGTAGTCTCTGCCTTTGAAGCTTGGGGAGAAAAAGTAGCAGGCACCATTACCCAAAAAGAGTACCAAAGTGTTATAGAAAAAGCATGCCCAGGAGCAGGCGCTTGTGGCGGAATGTACACCGCAAACACCATGGCTTCGGCGATAGAAGCTTTAGGAATGAGCTTACCCTATAATTCATCAAATCCTGCCATTAGTAACGATAAAGAACAAGAATGTATTGCAGCAGGGGAAGCATTGCGAGTATTGTTAGAAAAAGACATTAAACCATCAGACATTGTTACCAAAAAATCTCTAGAAAATGCGGTGCGATTGGTAACCGTTATGGGAGGTTCAACCAATGCTGTATTGCACTTTTTAGCCATAGCCAAAGCAGCAGAGGTGCAATTTACCCTAGAAGATTTTCAACGCATTTCTGATGAAACCCCATTTTTAGCCGATTTAAAACCGAGTGGAAAATACTTGATGGAAGACGTACACAAGGTAGGCGGAACTCCAGCAGTTTTAAAATACTTATTAGAAAAAGGCTTGTTACATGGAGACTGTTTAACAGTGACTGGAAAAACACTTGCCGAAAATCTTACCGAAGTTCCAAGTTTAACAAACGGACAAGAAGTTATCAAACCAACAGAAAACCCTATCAAAGCCACGGGGCATTTACGTATGCTCTACGGAAATTTAGCAAAAGAGGGTTCCGTAGCTAAAATAACAGGAAAAGAAGGCTTGTATTTTTCAGGAAAAGCCAAAGTTTTTGAAGGTGAATATGCAGCGAATGATGGCATACGCGACGGAAAGGTGGCCAAAGGAGATGTTGTTGTAATTCGGTATGAAGGTCCCAAAGGCGGACCAGGAATGCCAGAAATGTTAAAACCAACAGCCGCAATTATGGGAGCAGGATTGGGTAAAGAAGTAGCCTTGATTACCGATGGTCGTTTCTCGGGAGGTACGCACGGGTTTGTAGTCGGGCACATTACGCCAGAAGCTCAAGAAGGAGGTGTCATTGCTTTGGTAAAAGACGGAGATACCATCACCATCAATGCTGAAACGAATACCATTAATCTAGAAGTTTCAGAAGAAGAATTAACAAAAAGAAAACAAGAATGGGTGGCGCCACCTTTAAAAGTAACAAGAGGCGTACTCTATAAATATGCAAGAACCGTGGCATCTGCCTCTAACGGATGTGTAACCGACGAATTTTAG
- the ilvA gene encoding threonine ammonia-lyase IlvA — MEVQRKTYFPKLEAIEEAAATLKEVVAVTPLQENFNLSSHFDANIFLKREDLQQVRSYKIRGAYNKISSLTKEELENGIVCASAGNHAQGVALACRKKEIYGTIYMPAPTPKQKVEQVKMFGGDFVAIKLVGDTFDDAYKAAKLVSDSLQKTFVHPFNDEKIIEGQATVGLEILEQAQQAIDYVFVPVGGGGLAAGLSSVFKLLSPTTKVIGVEPLGAPSMKKSIEANKNIILDSIDKFVDGAAVQQVGKLTYKICQENLSEVVTVPEGKVCQTILEMYNKEAIVVEPAGALTISVLDFYKEALKGKNVVCVVSGSNNDITRTAEIKERALLYGGLKHYFIIRFPQRAGALKEFVAEVLGENDDITFFEYSKKTNRENGPAVVGIELEKKEDLQPLIERMKTRNFYGEYLNDKPNLFEFLV, encoded by the coding sequence ATGGAAGTTCAAAGAAAAACTTATTTTCCTAAGTTAGAAGCAATAGAGGAAGCTGCTGCAACTTTAAAAGAAGTTGTGGCGGTTACTCCGTTGCAAGAAAATTTTAATCTGTCATCCCATTTTGATGCCAATATCTTTTTAAAGAGGGAAGATTTGCAACAAGTTCGTTCGTATAAAATTAGAGGTGCTTACAATAAAATAAGTTCTTTGACAAAAGAGGAATTAGAAAACGGAATTGTGTGTGCAAGTGCAGGAAATCATGCGCAAGGAGTTGCCTTAGCCTGTAGAAAGAAAGAGATTTACGGAACGATTTATATGCCCGCACCAACTCCGAAACAAAAGGTAGAACAAGTAAAAATGTTCGGAGGTGATTTTGTAGCTATCAAATTGGTGGGCGATACCTTCGACGATGCTTATAAAGCGGCGAAGTTAGTATCTGATAGCTTGCAAAAAACATTTGTACACCCGTTTAACGACGAAAAAATTATTGAGGGTCAAGCAACGGTAGGACTAGAAATTTTAGAACAAGCACAACAAGCTATCGACTATGTATTTGTGCCTGTAGGCGGCGGCGGATTGGCTGCTGGTTTGTCGAGTGTTTTTAAGTTGTTATCACCAACTACAAAAGTAATAGGAGTTGAGCCTTTAGGAGCCCCTTCTATGAAAAAATCTATAGAAGCAAATAAAAATATTATCCTAGATAGCATTGACAAGTTTGTAGATGGTGCAGCCGTACAACAAGTAGGAAAGTTGACGTACAAAATTTGTCAAGAGAACTTATCAGAAGTCGTTACGGTTCCTGAAGGAAAAGTATGTCAGACAATTCTAGAAATGTACAATAAAGAGGCCATCGTAGTGGAGCCTGCTGGCGCTTTAACCATCAGTGTACTTGATTTTTATAAAGAAGCATTAAAAGGTAAAAATGTTGTATGTGTGGTGAGCGGCAGTAATAACGATATCACTCGCACTGCCGAAATAAAAGAGCGTGCGTTGTTATATGGCGGATTGAAACACTATTTTATCATTCGTTTTCCACAGCGTGCAGGGGCTTTAAAAGAATTTGTTGCTGAGGTATTGGGCGAGAATGATGATATTACCTTTTTCGAATATTCTAAAAAAACCAATAGAGAAAACGGACCGGCAGTTGTGGGTATAGAACTAGAAAAGAAGGAGGATTTGCAACCGCTTATTGAAAGAATGAAAACACGAAATTTTTATGGTGAATATCTAAACGATAAACCTAATTTATTTGAGTTTTTGGTATAA
- the ilvN gene encoding acetolactate synthase small subunit, translated as MSTKNTYTVSIYTENNVGLLNRISAIFQRRHINIESINSSSSEIKSVSRITLLVKITEEQMKKIIGQIEKQVEVIKAFYHTDEETVYQESCLFKLSTDLLTNNDEIQTIINQSKSRVININKNFFVLEKSGKKEEVEELYHILDKHGIMQFVRSGRIAITKDEMPVSQLLQLIKA; from the coding sequence ATGAGTACAAAAAACACCTATACAGTTTCTATTTATACAGAAAACAATGTTGGATTGTTAAATAGAATATCAGCCATATTTCAACGAAGACATATTAATATTGAAAGTATAAACAGTTCTTCTTCGGAAATTAAAAGTGTTTCTAGAATTACACTTTTAGTAAAAATCACAGAAGAGCAAATGAAAAAAATAATTGGTCAAATTGAAAAGCAAGTAGAGGTTATCAAAGCTTTTTACCATACCGATGAAGAAACGGTTTACCAAGAATCATGCTTGTTTAAACTCAGTACCGATTTGTTAACCAACAACGATGAAATTCAAACGATTATCAATCAAAGTAAATCAAGAGTCATCAACATTAATAAAAACTTTTTTGTGTTGGAAAAGTCTGGCAAAAAGGAAGAAGTGGAAGAGTTGTATCATATTTTAGACAAACACGGTATCATGCAATTCGTACGATCAGGAAGAATAGCCATTACGAAGGATGAAATGCCCGTATCTCAATTATTACAATTAATAAAAGCATAA
- a CDS encoding branched-chain amino acid transaminase — MYYNEQTVIYQNGQFIKAKDATANVYSQSLHYGNGVFEGIRAYHTNEGTKIFKPYEHYKRLKFGAGVMNIPLAYSEEELTQITYELLERNGLKDAYIRPLVTTGVDMSLFSSKESNLTIQCWEWGKYMGDKLLRVRTSSFQRPNPKSCFVEAKVTGHYINSILATNEAKNDGYDEALLLDMNGNVAECSGANVFMQKDGKLYTPPRGHIMAGITRSTVIDLCREEGILVTEKHFTLEELKQADACFFTGTAAEVVGLQSLDEYQFPLAWEKTHGYQLMKLYKDEVLGLRQKRKAS; from the coding sequence ATGTATTACAACGAACAAACAGTAATTTATCAGAATGGGCAATTTATTAAGGCAAAAGACGCCACTGCCAATGTATACAGCCAAAGTTTACACTACGGAAATGGAGTTTTTGAGGGTATAAGAGCATACCACACGAATGAAGGAACTAAAATATTTAAGCCGTATGAACACTATAAAAGGCTAAAGTTCGGAGCAGGAGTAATGAACATTCCATTAGCGTATTCAGAAGAAGAGCTAACCCAAATCACCTACGAATTGTTAGAACGTAATGGATTGAAAGACGCTTATATACGTCCGTTGGTTACTACCGGAGTCGATATGAGTTTGTTTAGCTCTAAAGAATCGAATTTAACTATTCAATGTTGGGAGTGGGGAAAATATATGGGAGATAAATTACTACGTGTAAGAACTTCCTCATTTCAACGCCCGAATCCGAAGTCATGTTTTGTAGAAGCAAAAGTAACAGGACACTATATCAACTCTATATTAGCAACAAACGAAGCAAAGAACGATGGCTATGACGAAGCGCTGTTGCTAGATATGAACGGTAATGTAGCAGAATGTTCAGGAGCAAATGTTTTTATGCAGAAAGACGGAAAATTATACACACCACCAAGAGGTCATATCATGGCTGGAATCACTCGTTCAACGGTTATCGATTTGTGCAGAGAAGAAGGAATATTGGTAACAGAAAAGCACTTTACCCTAGAAGAGTTAAAACAGGCCGATGCGTGCTTTTTTACAGGAACCGCAGCCGAAGTAGTAGGATTACAATCGTTAGATGAATATCAATTTCCATTAGCATGGGAAAAAACACACGGATATCAATTAATGAAATTATATAAAGACGAAGTATTAGGACTACGCCAAAAACGCAAAGCAAGCTAA
- the ilvC gene encoding ketol-acid reductoisomerase has product MKNYFNQLSLREKLAQLGKCRFMNTEEFSEGIAALKGKKVVIVGCGAQGLNQGLNMRDSGLDISYALRNEAIKEQRQSYKNATEHGFKVGTYEGLIPTADLVCNLTPDKQHTQVVEAVMPLMKSGATLSYSHGFNIVEEGMQVRKDITVIMVAPKCPGSEVREEYKRGFGVPTLIAVHPENDPENKGWAQAKAYAYATGGHRAGVLESSFVAEVKSDLMGEQTILCGVLQTGSILSFNKMVEEGIEPAYASKLIQYGWETITEALKHGGITNMMDRLSNPAKIKAYQLSEELKEILAPLFSKHMDDIMSGHFSKTMMEDWANDDVNLHTWRAATGETAFEKTAATSEEISEQTYFDKGTLLVAFVKSGVELAFETMVKSGIISASAYYESLHELPLIANTVARKKLFEMNRIISDTAEYGCYLFDHAAKPLLTDFMKSVHTDVVGKEYSTSNEVDNLELIKVNNAIRNHPIEKIGAELREAMTAMKVIKTNVTKEEPVLA; this is encoded by the coding sequence ATGAAAAATTATTTCAACCAATTATCATTAAGAGAAAAATTAGCGCAGTTAGGAAAATGTAGGTTTATGAACACAGAAGAGTTTTCTGAAGGAATTGCCGCATTAAAGGGTAAGAAAGTGGTAATTGTAGGATGTGGAGCACAAGGATTGAACCAAGGATTAAACATGCGCGATTCAGGATTGGATATTTCTTACGCACTACGTAATGAAGCCATCAAAGAACAGCGTCAATCCTATAAAAATGCCACCGAACACGGTTTTAAGGTAGGAACTTATGAAGGGCTCATTCCAACAGCCGATTTGGTGTGCAATTTAACACCAGATAAGCAACATACTCAAGTGGTAGAAGCGGTAATGCCCTTGATGAAATCAGGAGCTACTTTATCGTACTCTCACGGATTTAATATTGTGGAAGAAGGAATGCAGGTACGCAAAGATATTACTGTAATTATGGTGGCGCCTAAATGCCCAGGAAGCGAGGTACGAGAGGAGTATAAGCGTGGATTCGGAGTACCAACACTTATCGCTGTACACCCTGAAAATGATCCAGAAAACAAAGGATGGGCGCAAGCAAAAGCCTATGCCTATGCAACAGGAGGTCATAGAGCAGGAGTGTTAGAATCGTCGTTTGTTGCCGAAGTAAAATCAGATTTAATGGGAGAACAAACCATTTTATGTGGGGTGTTACAAACAGGGTCTATCTTATCATTTAATAAAATGGTCGAAGAAGGTATTGAACCTGCGTATGCTTCAAAGCTCATTCAATATGGATGGGAAACCATTACCGAAGCATTAAAACATGGAGGTATTACCAATATGATGGACCGTTTATCGAATCCAGCAAAAATCAAAGCCTATCAACTTTCCGAAGAATTAAAAGAAATATTAGCTCCATTGTTTAGCAAGCACATGGACGATATTATGTCAGGACATTTTTCAAAAACGATGATGGAAGACTGGGCGAACGATGATGTAAACTTACATACATGGCGCGCAGCGACTGGAGAAACAGCCTTTGAAAAAACAGCCGCTACTTCCGAAGAAATTTCAGAACAAACGTATTTTGATAAAGGAACTTTGTTAGTTGCTTTCGTAAAATCGGGCGTAGAGCTCGCTTTTGAAACCATGGTAAAATCAGGAATTATTTCAGCCTCGGCCTATTACGAGTCGTTACATGAATTGCCATTAATAGCCAACACGGTAGCTCGTAAGAAACTGTTTGAGATGAACCGTATTATCTCTGATACTGCTGAATATGGGTGTTATTTATTCGACCATGCAGCAAAACCCTTGTTAACTGATTTTATGAAATCTGTACATACTGATGTTGTTGGGAAAGAGTACAGTACAAGCAATGAAGTAGATAATTTAGAATTAATTAAAGTAAACAACGCTATTCGCAATCATCCGATTGAAAAGATAGGAGCAGAGTTACGTGAGGCGATGACGGCGATGAAGGTAATTAAAACAAATGTGACTAAAGAAGAACCTGTGTTAGCATAA